Proteins from one Methanococcus maripaludis C5 genomic window:
- a CDS encoding metallophosphoesterase: MRIIGLTDLHDRIINFDKLLRYKPDVILLSGDIIHKGDFRIIDYLMNLNNRVKIFLIPGNWETEEIKQIMNDSGLNIDEKTVKFEDTIFMGLGGSNITPICSPNEYSEDEIYDRFIKVLKNEKIDIKNNFIMVSHVPPKDTMADRCDAGNVGSSAVRKIIEEFKPVLCACGHVHESRCIDKIGNTLIVNPSSTGFFIYDTKTKNLEIHDL, from the coding sequence ATGAGAATTATTGGATTAACGGATTTACATGACCGTATAATTAATTTTGATAAACTTTTAAGATACAAACCAGACGTTATCTTACTTTCGGGAGATATAATTCACAAAGGAGATTTTAGAATCATTGATTATTTAATGAATCTAAATAACAGGGTAAAAATTTTTTTAATTCCTGGAAACTGGGAAACTGAAGAAATAAAACAGATTATGAATGATTCCGGTTTAAATATCGATGAAAAAACTGTTAAATTCGAGGATACTATTTTTATGGGGCTTGGTGGCTCAAATATAACTCCGATATGCAGTCCAAACGAATATTCTGAAGATGAAATTTACGATAGATTTATAAAAGTTTTAAAAAATGAAAAAATAGACATTAAAAATAATTTTATTATGGTTTCCCACGTTCCCCCAAAAGATACGATGGCGGATAGGTGTGATGCGGGAAATGTTGGAAGTAGCGCAGTTAGAAAAATTATTGAAGAATTTAAACCCGTTTTATGCGCATGCGGCCATGTTCACGAAAGTAGGTGTATTGATAAAATAGGGAATACATTAATTGTAAATCCTTCATCGACGGGATTTTTTATATATGATACAAAAACTAAAAATTTAGAAATACATGATTTATAA
- a CDS encoding RNA-guided pseudouridylation complex pseudouridine synthase subunit Cbf5, giving the protein MELIVKEESKTDYNYGSDPYNRDIKTLLNTGLVVIDKPSGPTSHEVAAWVRNMLNLVKAGHGGTLDPKVTGALPVALGNTTKCVPIWHIPPKEYVCLMHLHDDAKVEDIENIFKEFTGRIHQRPPLKAAVKRSLRIRKIYEIEILEIDGRDILFRTKCQSGTYLRKLVDDMGEALGTSAHMQELRRTISGPFYENEAVYLQDLLDAYIFWKEDGNEEELRKLVKPLEYGLQHLKKIIVKDSAVDAVCHGATLYSSGVSKIEKGIGTDEVVLIETLKGEAVAVGKPLMNTKDMLKTEEGEVVEITRVIMEPGIYPRIWKKRNKNDKTKAESKKK; this is encoded by the coding sequence TTGGAATTAATTGTAAAAGAAGAATCAAAAACGGATTATAATTACGGATCTGATCCATACAATAGAGATATAAAAACACTCCTAAATACGGGGCTCGTTGTAATTGATAAGCCATCAGGCCCAACATCCCATGAAGTTGCCGCATGGGTTAGAAACATGCTAAATTTAGTTAAAGCAGGACATGGTGGAACGCTTGACCCAAAAGTTACAGGGGCACTTCCAGTAGCATTAGGAAACACTACAAAATGCGTTCCTATCTGGCATATCCCCCCAAAAGAATACGTGTGTTTGATGCATCTGCATGATGATGCTAAAGTTGAGGACATTGAGAATATTTTTAAAGAATTTACAGGAAGAATTCACCAAAGACCCCCTTTAAAAGCTGCTGTCAAAAGAAGCCTTAGAATTAGAAAAATCTACGAAATTGAGATTTTAGAAATTGATGGGCGAGATATATTATTTAGAACAAAATGCCAGTCTGGAACGTATCTCAGAAAACTCGTAGATGATATGGGAGAAGCTCTTGGAACATCTGCACACATGCAGGAACTTAGAAGAACTATTAGTGGGCCATTTTATGAAAATGAAGCCGTTTATTTGCAGGATTTACTCGATGCATACATATTCTGGAAGGAAGACGGAAACGAAGAAGAATTAAGAAAATTGGTAAAACCTCTTGAATACGGGCTACAGCACCTTAAAAAAATAATTGTAAAGGATAGCGCGGTTGATGCAGTATGCCATGGAGCTACACTTTATTCCTCGGGCGTTTCAAAAATTGAAAAAGGAATTGGAACTGATGAAGTTGTTTTAATTGAAACACTGAAAGGAGAAGCTGTTGCAGTTGGAAAACCGCTCATGAATACAAAAGATATGTTAAAAACTGAAGAAGGCGAAGTTGTAGAAATAACTCGTGTTATAATGGAGCCAGGAATTTATCCAAGAATCTGGAAAAAAAGAAATAAAAATGATAAAACTAAAGCGGAATCAAAGAAGAAATAA
- a CDS encoding UbiA family prenyltransferase translates to MGIKAYFELIRLNNCLMASFGAFIGGLIASYFNLEMVNNLIFASIVVFLVCGFGNALNDIYDLKIDRINKPERPIPSKRISLTNARIFSYLLVFTGLCISLFNITCFLMAVLNSIVLQQYASTYKKNKIIGNLIVAYLTGSVFIFGGIAVGNIDVTIMLFLCALFAMWSREIIKDYEDIEGDIQEKVISIPIKCGENSIYIAALLLVFAVLLSSLPYLFGFFGIYYLISVVFCDLLFLIGIFPLLINPSRRGAKNASRNIKIVTNLVLVAFVIGSFFK, encoded by the coding sequence ATGGGCATAAAAGCATATTTTGAATTAATCAGGTTAAATAATTGTTTGATGGCATCTTTTGGAGCATTTATCGGAGGTTTGATTGCATCTTATTTCAATCTAGAAATGGTTAATAATTTAATCTTCGCATCGATAGTCGTTTTTTTAGTTTGCGGGTTTGGAAATGCATTAAATGACATTTATGATTTAAAAATTGATAGAATAAACAAACCCGAACGGCCAATTCCTTCAAAAAGAATTTCACTAACTAATGCAAGAATATTTTCGTACCTGTTAGTATTTACAGGTTTATGTATATCATTGTTTAACATAACCTGCTTTTTAATGGCAGTTTTAAATTCGATAGTACTCCAACAGTATGCGAGTACGTACAAAAAAAATAAGATAATTGGAAATTTAATTGTGGCCTATTTAACGGGTTCAGTATTTATTTTTGGAGGAATTGCTGTTGGAAATATCGATGTTACAATAATGCTCTTTTTATGCGCATTATTTGCAATGTGGTCTCGAGAAATAATTAAGGACTACGAGGATATCGAAGGGGATATTCAGGAAAAAGTAATTTCAATTCCGATAAAATGCGGTGAAAATTCGATATACATTGCTGCACTTTTACTCGTTTTTGCAGTATTATTAAGTTCTTTACCTTATTTGTTTGGATTTTTCGGAATATATTACCTAATTTCAGTAGTATTTTGTGATCTATTATTCTTAATCGGAATATTCCCTCTCTTAATAAATCCCTCAAGAAGGGGGGCAAAAAATGCTTCAAGAAATATAAAAATAGTAACAAATTTGGTTTTAGTAGCTTTCGTAATTGGATCATTCTTTAAATAA
- a CDS encoding class III signal peptide-containing protein yields the protein MKFLEKLTSKKGQVSMEIGILVAAAVAVAAIAAYFYASNVKNSQTNTGQAALDATNSLGNVTNSTITDIENL from the coding sequence ATGAAATTTTTAGAAAAACTAACATCCAAAAAAGGTCAGGTATCAATGGAAATTGGTATCCTCGTTGCAGCAGCAGTTGCAGTTGCAGCAATTGCAGCATACTTCTACGCAAGCAATGTTAAAAATTCACAAACAAATACTGGACAAGCAGCATTAGATGCTACAAACTCTCTTGGAAACGTTACAAATTCCACGATTACCGATATTGAGAATTTGTAA
- the recJ gene encoding single-stranded-DNA-specific exonuclease RecJ, protein MEYLINLKKAVKLLRKNRDKKILVCTHIDTDGINSRIILEKVLERLNIGAEFLFLRQIDYGTVDTIPFDNDLIIFADLGSGQIDLINEKLKEISKKPKIIILDHHLISNEKIPENIVNVNPHNNGIDGGKEICGAGVCYLFAKICDPRFTDLAKYAVLGAVGDVQSLEGNLIGLNRDVILKDAIKSGDISVSPDLQFYGKHTRPLFTSIKYFTDVRTDLTDNDSRIINFINNVNRKHGTDIIPKNYLCELTFEEKKIMGTEFLHKCSRYIPPAWRIHLPKVIFGESYELTNEEFKSNLKNLEEFSTCINGCSRYDEYEVPLEVLKGDRDKNYSKMLRMLKKHKRNLAGSMDFLRNEVEIVQKENFQYFKVDKNAIKGNIVGIVAGMSYSLEKVDWKKPIFAVSEVDGGYKVSARCPKLLSFAQDINLATAINYASKKVGGSGGGHKFACGAYIPEIGDFVKYLEEKL, encoded by the coding sequence ATGGAATATTTAATTAATTTAAAAAAAGCAGTTAAATTACTTAGAAAAAATCGGGATAAAAAAATACTAGTCTGTACTCACATCGATACAGACGGTATAAATTCCAGAATTATTTTAGAAAAAGTGCTTGAAAGATTGAATATTGGGGCGGAATTTCTATTTTTAAGGCAGATTGATTATGGAACAGTTGATACAATTCCATTTGATAATGATTTAATAATATTTGCAGACCTTGGAAGCGGTCAAATCGATTTAATAAATGAAAAGTTAAAAGAAATCTCCAAAAAACCAAAAATAATTATTTTAGACCACCACCTGATTTCAAATGAAAAAATCCCTGAAAATATTGTAAATGTAAACCCCCACAACAACGGAATTGACGGCGGGAAAGAAATTTGCGGTGCTGGAGTTTGCTACCTTTTTGCAAAGATATGTGATCCCCGATTTACTGATCTTGCAAAATATGCAGTTTTAGGGGCTGTTGGGGATGTTCAAAGTCTTGAAGGAAATTTAATTGGATTGAATAGGGATGTAATTTTAAAAGATGCAATTAAATCTGGCGATATTTCGGTAAGTCCTGATTTACAGTTTTACGGGAAGCATACGAGGCCGCTTTTTACTTCGATTAAATATTTCACCGACGTTAGAACCGATCTTACCGATAACGACTCTCGAATAATTAACTTTATAAACAATGTAAACAGAAAGCACGGAACCGATATAATTCCAAAAAATTACCTGTGTGAGCTCACATTTGAAGAAAAAAAGATCATGGGAACTGAGTTTTTACACAAATGCAGTCGATATATTCCTCCTGCATGGCGAATACACCTTCCAAAAGTTATTTTTGGGGAAAGTTATGAGTTAACAAATGAAGAATTTAAATCGAATCTGAAGAATCTGGAAGAATTTTCAACCTGTATAAATGGATGTTCGAGATACGATGAATATGAAGTTCCTCTGGAAGTTTTAAAAGGGGATCGGGATAAAAACTACAGTAAAATGCTTAGAATGCTTAAAAAACACAAAAGAAATCTTGCAGGTTCGATGGATTTTTTAAGGAATGAAGTTGAAATAGTTCAGAAGGAAAATTTCCAGTACTTTAAAGTTGATAAAAATGCAATAAAAGGAAACATCGTTGGAATTGTTGCAGGAATGAGTTATTCTCTTGAAAAGGTTGACTGGAAAAAGCCAATTTTTGCAGTTTCCGAGGTAGATGGGGGATACAAGGTTTCAGCAAGATGTCCAAAGCTTTTATCCTTTGCACAAGATATTAATCTTGCAACTGCGATAAACTACGCTTCTAAAAAGGTTGGTGGAAGTGGCGGCGGACACAAATTCGCCTGTGGGGCTTATATCCCAGAAATTGGAGATTTTGTTAAATATCTCGAAGAAAAATTATAA
- a CDS encoding UPF0179 family protein, whose translation MKKITLIGSELAKTGNEFIYLGPLEECEPCRFKRICHNNLEVGTRYKIVSVRSANHPCTVHENGVKVVEVMPAEFTIIIESKKALEGVTLTHSDIHCDRVCCENYLACHPEGISGKYRVSSILPEKVECKKGNSLKKISIVPVQQ comes from the coding sequence ATGAAAAAAATAACATTAATTGGTAGCGAGCTTGCAAAAACCGGAAATGAGTTTATTTATCTTGGGCCACTCGAAGAATGTGAACCTTGTAGATTTAAAAGAATATGTCATAATAACTTGGAAGTCGGGACGAGATACAAAATAGTAAGCGTTCGATCTGCAAATCACCCCTGTACAGTCCATGAAAACGGAGTTAAAGTGGTAGAAGTAATGCCGGCAGAATTTACAATAATAATCGAGTCTAAAAAAGCTCTCGAAGGGGTAACTTTAACGCATTCGGATATTCATTGTGACAGGGTATGCTGTGAAAATTATCTTGCATGCCATCCAGAAGGAATATCTGGAAAATACCGGGTTTCTTCAATACTTCCTGAAAAAGTAGAATGTAAAAAAGGAAATTCTCTTAAAAAAATTTCAATAGTTCCGGTTCAGCAGTAA
- a CDS encoding ferredoxin family protein: MKIIIDENYCKGCDICIEVCPKDVYKKSETLNKKGIYPPNPVNPKECTNCQLCILQCPDQAITVETEE, from the coding sequence ATGAAGATTATAATTGACGAAAATTATTGTAAAGGCTGCGACATCTGTATTGAAGTGTGCCCAAAAGACGTTTACAAAAAGTCAGAAACACTGAATAAAAAAGGAATTTACCCCCCAAACCCAGTGAATCCAAAAGAATGCACAAACTGCCAGCTCTGTATACTACAGTGCCCTGATCAGGCAATTACTGTTGAAACTGAAGAATAA
- the glmS gene encoding glutamine--fructose-6-phosphate transaminase (isomerizing) codes for MCGIIGYIGNERASKILLNGLKRLEYRGYDSCGIATIDDTIKLKKNTGKVLEVSKKENFNEMTGFIGIGHSRWATHGGITKNNAHPHHDCSEKICVAHNGIISNYRELKEFLISKGHFFRSETDTEVIPHLIEEELKNFEELTENNYIDAIKNAIGKLKGTYALLILNQTFPKTLIGVRNESPLILGIKNDECFIGSDISAFLEYTKLAMPLNDRDIVILRKEDEKIDIEVLNDGKKVERDTIELQWDMESAEKEGYDHFMLKEIMEEPVILKNSMKISKPEIEKLASEIEKCDKIYITAMGTSLHAAMVAEYWFSGLNKLVIPLDSSEFLIKGIVDEKTLVIGITQSGETYDTMKAIKYAKEKGAKTATIVNVLGSTATREADITIMMGSGLEIAVCATKTFMSQLVILYRLFIEYGKIIGKNMDIFEKELLNIPNYISKVLDEKENISKIAKELTAKNYLFISKGINLANALEGALKFKEITYLHAEGMSSGFLKHGTISLIDENMDTVALIPPSKSELLSSVLSNVEEIKARNGKIIGISPVEDNLKYSIKVPDVIEEVSPFVYAPACQLLAYYKAVELKRDVDKPRGLAKSVTVE; via the coding sequence ATGTGTGGAATTATCGGATATATCGGAAATGAAAGGGCTTCGAAGATACTATTGAATGGTTTAAAAAGGCTAGAATATAGGGGATATGATAGCTGCGGAATTGCGACTATTGATGATACGATTAAACTTAAAAAAAATACAGGAAAAGTTCTAGAAGTTTCCAAAAAAGAAAATTTTAATGAAATGACTGGATTTATTGGTATAGGACATAGCAGGTGGGCGACACATGGTGGAATCACAAAAAATAATGCACATCCCCACCATGATTGTAGCGAAAAAATCTGCGTTGCGCACAATGGAATCATTTCAAATTATCGCGAATTAAAAGAATTTTTAATTTCAAAAGGCCACTTTTTCAGATCTGAAACAGATACTGAGGTTATCCCGCACTTAATTGAAGAAGAACTGAAAAATTTTGAAGAATTAACTGAAAATAACTACATTGATGCAATTAAAAATGCAATTGGAAAACTTAAAGGAACTTATGCACTTTTAATTTTAAATCAGACTTTTCCGAAAACATTGATTGGAGTTAGGAACGAAAGTCCGCTAATTTTAGGGATAAAAAATGATGAATGCTTTATTGGAAGCGATATTTCGGCATTTTTAGAATATACTAAACTTGCAATGCCACTAAATGATCGCGATATTGTAATTTTAAGAAAAGAAGACGAAAAAATAGATATTGAAGTCTTAAATGATGGAAAAAAGGTTGAAAGAGATACCATTGAACTTCAGTGGGACATGGAAAGTGCTGAAAAGGAAGGTTACGACCACTTCATGTTAAAAGAAATTATGGAAGAACCCGTAATTTTAAAAAATTCGATGAAAATTTCAAAACCTGAAATTGAAAAACTTGCAAGTGAAATTGAAAAATGTGATAAAATATACATCACCGCAATGGGCACTTCACTTCATGCTGCAATGGTTGCGGAATACTGGTTCTCAGGATTAAATAAATTAGTTATTCCACTCGATTCGTCTGAATTTTTAATAAAGGGAATTGTTGATGAGAAAACTTTGGTTATTGGGATAACCCAAAGCGGTGAAACATACGACACCATGAAAGCAATCAAATACGCTAAAGAAAAGGGTGCAAAAACTGCAACCATAGTAAACGTACTTGGAAGTACTGCAACAAGAGAAGCAGACATCACAATAATGATGGGTTCGGGCCTAGAAATTGCAGTTTGCGCAACAAAAACATTCATGTCACAGCTTGTTATTTTATACCGGTTATTCATTGAATATGGTAAAATTATCGGAAAAAATATGGATATTTTTGAAAAAGAATTACTAAATATTCCGAATTATATTTCAAAAGTTTTGGATGAAAAAGAAAATATCTCAAAAATTGCAAAAGAATTAACCGCTAAAAACTATCTTTTTATTTCAAAAGGGATTAATCTTGCAAATGCCCTTGAAGGGGCTTTGAAATTCAAAGAAATAACCTATTTACATGCTGAAGGAATGAGCAGCGGATTTTTAAAACACGGAACTATTTCTTTGATTGATGAAAATATGGATACTGTTGCACTAATCCCACCTTCAAAATCTGAACTTTTAAGTTCCGTTCTTTCAAATGTGGAAGAAATAAAAGCAAGGAATGGCAAAATCATCGGAATTTCACCGGTTGAAGACAATTTAAAATATTCAATAAAAGTTCCAGATGTAATTGAAGAGGTAAGTCCTTTTGTTTACGCACCAGCTTGCCAACTTTTAGCATACTACAAAGCCGTTGAATTAAAAAGAGATGTGGATAAGCCACGAGGGCTTGCAAAAAGTGTTACAGTTGAGTAA
- a CDS encoding AtpZ/AtpI family protein has protein sequence MIDLAFEIVLPIAFGIIIGYILKNAYSNNCFVLIGFFTGIIVTAFRIYKFMKKHQKQLNGNKKRT, from the coding sequence ATGATCGATCTCGCTTTTGAAATAGTTCTCCCAATAGCATTTGGAATTATAATAGGTTATATACTTAAGAATGCATATAGTAACAACTGCTTTGTATTAATTGGATTTTTTACAGGAATTATTGTAACTGCATTTAGGATCTACAAATTTATGAAAAAACATCAAAAACAATTGAATGGAAATAAAAAACGAACATGA
- a CDS encoding phosphoadenosine phosphosulfate reductase family protein produces MFKEDTKFASLYEIKVLNELTGKNFQEDDLILLEKLSGVDYRKRVYVSEDQIGTLEFDLLDLTWKFIPSPLYYMIEDPKISLKYTKKRLKGKYIKEELLENPEELNEVLKDDFEYIGVKIGDFLGVGVRKEDRVKVKDLSRKKELDFQKISDYLEYNKGNLDEMVEYSIEILQDTVEKYKRKGYAINASFSGGKDSAVSTLLSKEVIPDLDVVFIDTGLEYPETLNYVKDFAKKYDINLDTVDGNNFWDNLEKEGIPTKDNRWCNSACKLMPLKRYLKKKYGNKKVLTIDGTRKYESFTRANLDYKRKSGFIDFQTNLFPILDWNSLDIWSYIFSNDILYNPMYDKGFERIGCYLCPSALNSEFLRVKELHPDYFERWVKYLKKYFPESEVLRGFWRWDELPPKMIELEEDMGVDIEKKKRLKRITQL; encoded by the coding sequence ATGTTCAAAGAAGACACAAAATTTGCATCACTATATGAAATAAAGGTTTTAAATGAATTAACTGGAAAAAACTTCCAAGAAGATGATTTAATCCTTTTAGAAAAGCTTTCTGGAGTAGATTATAGAAAAAGGGTTTACGTTTCAGAAGATCAAATCGGAACACTCGAGTTTGATTTACTGGATTTAACGTGGAAGTTTATCCCTTCTCCCCTTTATTATATGATCGAAGATCCAAAAATCTCCTTAAAATATACTAAAAAACGGCTTAAAGGAAAATATATTAAAGAAGAACTTCTGGAAAACCCCGAAGAATTAAATGAAGTCTTAAAAGATGATTTTGAATATATTGGGGTAAAAATTGGAGATTTTTTGGGAGTTGGCGTTAGAAAAGAGGATCGGGTAAAAGTAAAAGATCTTTCAAGGAAAAAAGAACTCGATTTTCAAAAGATTTCTGATTATTTAGAATATAATAAAGGAAATCTTGACGAAATGGTTGAATATTCAATAGAAATCCTTCAAGATACTGTCGAAAAATATAAAAGAAAGGGATATGCAATAAACGCATCTTTTAGCGGTGGAAAGGACAGTGCAGTATCTACATTACTTTCTAAAGAAGTTATTCCTGATCTAGATGTTGTATTTATTGATACCGGTTTAGAATATCCTGAAACCCTAAATTATGTAAAAGATTTTGCAAAAAAATATGATATAAACTTAGATACTGTAGATGGGAATAATTTCTGGGACAATCTTGAAAAAGAAGGTATTCCTACGAAAGATAATCGATGGTGTAACAGTGCATGTAAACTCATGCCTTTGAAAAGATACTTAAAAAAGAAATATGGAAACAAGAAAGTTCTTACAATCGACGGTACAAGAAAATACGAAAGTTTTACCCGTGCAAATTTAGACTATAAAAGAAAAAGTGGATTTATCGACTTCCAGACAAATTTATTTCCAATTCTCGACTGGAATTCTCTTGATATCTGGAGTTACATATTTTCAAATGATATCTTATACAATCCGATGTATGACAAAGGCTTTGAAAGAATCGGCTGTTATTTATGCCCTTCAGCATTAAACAGTGAATTTTTAAGGGTAAAAGAACTTCATCCCGACTACTTTGAAAGATGGGTCAAATATCTTAAAAAGTACTTCCCGGAAAGCGAAGTATTAAGGGGATTCTGGAGATGGGATGAACTTCCGCCAAAAATGATCGAGCTCGAGGAAGATATGGGCGTAGATATCGAAAAAAAGAAACGATTAAAAAGAATTACTCAACTGTAA
- a CDS encoding class III signal peptide-containing protein — translation MKILEKLTSKKGQLSMEIGILVMAAVAVAAIAAYYYASNVSNSGKQITNSTNQTTQVLANAISSATAELSNITD, via the coding sequence ATGAAAATTTTAGAAAAACTAACCTCCAAAAAAGGTCAATTATCCATGGAAATCGGCATTTTGGTAATGGCCGCAGTTGCAGTTGCAGCAATTGCTGCGTATTATTATGCAAGCAATGTATCAAATAGTGGAAAACAGATTACGAATTCAACAAATCAGACTACTCAGGTTTTGGCTAATGCAATAAGTAGTGCTACTGCAGAATTATCTAATATCACAGATTAA
- a CDS encoding TIM barrel protein, whose amino-acid sequence MLKFGTAGIPINAKSTENALEYLKKINLDAMELEFVRGVNLKSEKAETLAKNLEITLSAHAPYYINLNAKELEKIESSIKRIVDSAKIIHIFNKKNSENKNVVFHSGFYLKQDQKLVYEKIKTNIQKILEIMDKNKINAVLRPETTGKISQFGSVDELIHLSSEIDIMLCIDFSHVYARSLGKINDYNSFCNILTKLENNLGKKGIKDMHIHISGIDFGKGGEKKHFPILNSEFNYMDVLKALKDFECSGTVICESPRLEYDAVILKKNYEEL is encoded by the coding sequence ATGTTAAAATTTGGAACCGCAGGAATCCCGATAAATGCGAAAAGTACCGAAAATGCACTTGAATATCTAAAAAAAATTAACCTTGATGCAATGGAACTCGAATTTGTTCGAGGGGTTAACTTAAAAAGTGAAAAAGCGGAAACTTTGGCAAAAAATCTTGAAATTACGCTCAGTGCACATGCCCCATATTACATTAATTTAAATGCAAAAGAACTTGAAAAAATCGAATCCAGTATTAAAAGAATCGTTGATTCTGCAAAAATCATTCACATATTCAACAAAAAAAATTCTGAAAATAAAAATGTTGTTTTTCATTCTGGTTTTTACTTAAAACAGGATCAGAAATTAGTTTATGAAAAAATAAAAACAAATATTCAAAAAATACTTGAAATAATGGATAAAAATAAAATAAATGCCGTATTAAGACCCGAAACTACCGGAAAAATCTCGCAGTTTGGAAGCGTTGACGAATTAATCCATTTATCGAGTGAAATTGATATAATGCTCTGCATTGACTTTTCGCATGTTTATGCACGAAGTCTTGGAAAAATAAATGATTATAATTCATTTTGTAATATTCTAACAAAACTTGAAAATAATCTTGGAAAAAAAGGAATTAAAGATATGCACATTCACATTTCGGGAATTGATTTTGGAAAAGGGGGCGAAAAAAAGCATTTTCCGATTTTAAATTCTGAATTTAATTATATGGATGTATTAAAAGCCCTAAAAGATTTTGAATGTTCTGGAACAGTTATTTGTGAAAGTCCGAGATTAGAATATGATGCAGTTATTTTAAAAAAGAATTATGAAGAATTGTAG